One window from the genome of Leuconostoc suionicum encodes:
- the trpX gene encoding tryptophan ABC transporter substrate-binding protein — protein MNKRLLSAITIIVAFLAVAFIVTSKPNTQEKKSTYVPTVGILQLVTHPALDQIHHGIVAGLKSQGYSGKKIKIDYQNAQADQSNLKTMSQKFANENADLTIGIATPAALSLAKTADGNNPVILAGITDPKGSGLVKTTQRPGNNVTGVSGDSPLKQHLGVVQQVVPKAKTLGIIYTTSDHGGEYNAKNMEKLAKKAGYTVKMYTISTTNDMQQVAETMASQVDAVYAPQDNGVASAMKTLINVTNQEKIPVIPAVDTMVKDGGIATISVSQYDIGYQAGVMAGQVLKGKNTATYPVKTITKGEMTINLKQAKLLGITLPKSMIKEAETKGEVFK, from the coding sequence ATGAACAAGCGACTTTTGTCGGCAATTACAATTATTGTTGCATTTCTAGCCGTAGCATTTATTGTTACTAGCAAACCAAACACACAAGAAAAAAAATCAACTTACGTGCCAACTGTTGGCATTTTACAATTAGTTACGCACCCTGCCTTAGATCAAATTCATCATGGTATTGTTGCGGGATTAAAATCACAAGGCTACTCAGGTAAAAAAATTAAGATTGACTATCAAAATGCCCAAGCTGACCAATCAAATCTCAAGACTATGTCACAAAAATTTGCCAATGAAAATGCTGATTTAACAATCGGTATTGCCACACCAGCTGCCCTATCATTAGCCAAAACAGCTGATGGTAATAATCCGGTTATTCTAGCCGGAATTACTGATCCTAAAGGGTCTGGATTAGTCAAAACAACACAACGCCCGGGAAATAATGTGACGGGTGTTTCTGGTGACTCTCCTCTGAAACAACATTTAGGTGTGGTTCAACAAGTCGTTCCCAAAGCTAAAACATTAGGCATTATTTACACAACATCAGATCATGGTGGTGAATATAATGCTAAAAACATGGAAAAGCTGGCTAAAAAAGCTGGCTACACTGTTAAAATGTACACTATTTCAACAACTAACGATATGCAACAAGTTGCCGAAACAATGGCCAGCCAAGTTGATGCTGTCTATGCACCACAAGATAACGGCGTTGCAAGTGCTATGAAAACACTCATTAACGTCACAAACCAAGAAAAAATTCCAGTTATCCCTGCAGTAGATACCATGGTGAAGGATGGTGGAATCGCCACTATATCCGTTAGCCAGTATGATATAGGTTATCAAGCCGGTGTCATGGCCGGACAAGTCTTGAAGGGTAAGAACACCGCAACCTACCCTGTCAAAACCATTACAAAGGGTGAAATGACCATTAACTTAAAACAAGCTAAGCTGCTCGGCATTACTTTGCCAAAGAGTATGATTAAGGAAGCTGAAACTAAAGGAGAAGTCTTCAAATGA
- a CDS encoding ABC transporter permease has product MSMIVSSIGQGLLWAVLGVALFLTFRILNFPDMTVEGSFPLGASTAVAMIAHGIDPFIATIAAFLVGTIAGLITGLLYTKGKIPILLSGILVMTATLSINLRIMGSANISLLNQKSIFSIKILQHLPKYFDSVFLGLVIIAVITAGLIFFLQTELGQAFIATGDNPNMAQSIGIQTDRMTIMGLMLSNGLIAFGGAVIAQNNGYADINMGIGIIVIALASIIIGEVVFGELTLNERLVAVIVGSILYRLVLLAVLRLGFSTNDINLISALVLAVAMILPQLRHALNLDKIIKKGVTPHD; this is encoded by the coding sequence ATGAGTATGATTGTATCTAGTATCGGGCAAGGCCTCTTATGGGCAGTACTTGGCGTCGCATTATTTCTTACTTTTCGAATTTTAAACTTTCCTGATATGACCGTTGAAGGCTCTTTCCCTTTAGGTGCGTCAACAGCAGTGGCGATGATTGCTCATGGGATTGACCCGTTTATCGCGACCATTGCCGCTTTCTTAGTCGGCACAATTGCTGGGTTAATCACTGGGTTACTTTATACCAAAGGAAAAATTCCTATCCTCTTATCTGGTATCTTAGTCATGACGGCAACATTATCTATTAATCTCCGTATTATGGGCTCAGCAAATATCTCATTACTAAATCAAAAGTCGATTTTCTCTATCAAAATATTGCAGCACTTACCAAAATATTTTGATTCTGTTTTCTTAGGCTTGGTTATTATTGCTGTAATCACAGCAGGATTAATCTTTTTCTTGCAAACCGAATTAGGACAAGCCTTTATTGCTACCGGTGACAATCCTAACATGGCACAATCAATTGGGATTCAAACAGACCGCATGACAATCATGGGACTAATGTTGTCCAATGGTCTTATCGCCTTTGGAGGCGCTGTTATCGCACAAAATAATGGTTATGCTGACATCAACATGGGTATTGGCATTATTGTTATTGCTTTAGCTTCAATTATTATCGGCGAAGTTGTTTTCGGTGAATTAACATTAAATGAGCGTTTAGTTGCTGTTATTGTCGGTTCGATTCTATACCGTTTAGTCCTGTTAGCTGTGCTTCGACTTGGTTTTTCTACTAACGACATCAACCTTATTTCAGCTCTCGTCTTAGCTGTTGCTATGATTTTGCCGCAACTGCGTCATGCGCTGAATCTCGATAAAATAATTAAGAAAGGTGTTACACCACATGACTAA
- a CDS encoding ABC transporter ATP-binding protein codes for MTKPVFSLKDVIVTVGDSIQILKSINFDIYDGDFITVLGTNGAGKSTLFNTIAGNLSVASGEILHNGNNIAHETAVKRTNYIARVFQDPKMGTAPRMTVAENLLLAEKRGSKRTLRSRGLTQKKLTEYAELTKVMGNNLDSRLNTATGDLSGGQRQALSFLMATRVKPELLLLDEHTAALDPKTSEQLMLATNEQVTANNLTALMITHNLADALKYGNRLIILNAGNIVLDVRDDEKNALDEAQILKYFVS; via the coding sequence ATGACTAAACCAGTTTTCTCTCTTAAAGACGTCATTGTCACAGTTGGGGATAGTATTCAAATACTAAAGTCAATTAATTTCGATATTTACGATGGAGATTTCATCACCGTTTTGGGCACTAACGGTGCTGGTAAGTCAACACTATTTAACACTATTGCAGGTAACCTATCAGTAGCATCTGGTGAAATCTTGCATAACGGTAATAATATTGCTCATGAAACAGCCGTTAAGCGTACAAATTACATTGCTCGTGTTTTTCAAGATCCTAAAATGGGTACTGCACCTAGAATGACGGTTGCTGAAAATCTACTTCTTGCTGAAAAGCGAGGCAGCAAGCGCACGTTACGAAGTCGTGGATTAACACAAAAAAAATTGACTGAATATGCTGAATTAACCAAGGTCATGGGTAACAATTTAGACAGTCGTCTCAATACAGCAACTGGTGATCTGTCAGGTGGTCAGCGTCAAGCACTAAGTTTTCTAATGGCTACACGTGTTAAACCAGAGCTACTTTTATTAGATGAACATACCGCTGCACTCGATCCCAAGACATCTGAGCAGCTGATGCTTGCAACGAATGAGCAAGTTACTGCAAATAATCTGACTGCCTTGATGATTACACACAATTTAGCCGACGCGTTGAAATATGGCAACAGGTTAATTATTTTAAATGCAGGTAATATTGTACTTGATGTGCGCGATGACGAAAAAAACGCGCTTGATGAGGCGCAAATTTTAAAATACTTTGTCAGTTAA